The Mucilaginibacter gracilis genomic interval AAGGCCACGCTGTACGTGCAGCCTATATGTACACAGGTATGGCCGATATTGCCGCGCTAACCGGCGATACCAAATATTTAAACGCCATTGACGATATCTGGGGCGATGTAGTTAATAAAAAACTATACATCACCGGGGGCATAGGTGCAACCGGGGCCGGCGAAGCTTTTGGCGATGCCTACCAGCTGCCTAACATGTCGGCGTATGCAGAAACCTGTGCGGCTATTGGCAACGTATACTGGAACAACCGTATGTTTTTACTGCACGGCGATGCCAAATATATCGATGTATTGGAGCGGACGCTTTATAATGGACTGTTATCGGGCGTATCTTTAAGCGGAGATCGTTTCTTTTACCCTAACCCACTGGCATCTATGTTTCAGCACCAGCGCAGCGCCTGGATCAGCTGCGCCTGCTGTATCAGTAACATGACGCGCTTTTTACCATCCTTGCCAGGCTATGTTTATGCCAAAAACAAAAACGACCTGTATGTAAACCTGTTTATGAGTAACTCCAGTAATATCAAACTGGCATCGGGAAATGTAAATATTGTTCAGCAAACAGATTATCCGTGGAAGGGGCAGGTTGACATGACCATTAACCCTGTAAAAACAACCGACTTTACTTTAAGGGTACGCATACCGGGCTGGGCCAAACAACAACCCGTACCGGGTAATCTGTACAGCTTTATGGATAAAACGCCGCTGCCGGTAGTGATATACATAAACGGTAAGGCAACCTCATTTGTAACCGAAAAAGGTTATGCTGTTTTAAAACGCAACTGGAAAAAAGGCGATAAGGTTTCGCTGGCTTTACCTTTAGAAACTGAAAAGGTTTTGGCTAATGACAAAGTAAAGGACGACAGGGGTCGTTTTGCATTTGAACGCGGGCCTATAGTGTATTGCCTTGAAGGACCAGATAACCGTGACAGCCTTGTTCAGAATATTTTAATTGATAAAAATGCGCTCACTGAGGCCAATTATAAGGCAGACCTGTTAAACGGCGTAGATGTGATAAGTACAGATGGTAAAAGCACCAAAAGGCAGTTAAACAGCGATAAGCTGATAGAAACTGATCAAAAGGTAAAAGCTATCCCTTACTACGCCTGGGCAAACCGTGGCCCAAGCGAGATGACCGTTTGGGTACCTTACGAAGCATCGGCAGCAAGCCCTAAACCAGCGCCTACCATTGCCAGTACAAGTACGGTAACATCATCATTAAGAAATTCGCGCATGTATGGTGCCATTAAAGACCAATACGAACCCGGTAGTTCTGGCGATACCAACTACCCATACCTGCATTGGTGGCCGGCACATAATACCAACGAGTTTGTTCAGTATAACTTTAATGCCGAACATACGGTAAGCGAATCGAAAGTGTATTGGTACGATGATGGACCCTGGGGCGGCTGCCGCGTACCTGTATCATACAAAATACTTTATTTAAAAGACGGCCAATGGATACCAGTAAAAAACACCTCGCCTTACACAGTAAGCAAGGATACTTTTAACACGGTAACCTTTGAGCCGGTAAATACTACAGCTTTGAAAATGGAGATTCAACTGCCTGTTGATAACTCTACTGGCATACACGAATGGGCTGTTAAATAATACCCTCAACTAACCTGGCCTCTTGTATTGATATCCCGTTAAAATCTTTTAGATTTTAACGGGATATTTTTTTAAACTTAAAAATTCAATGGTTACCGGGCATTGGGCCAATGATTTTAGCCTATATAACTCCTAATTAGCAACCTATTAAAACTAATCTTATGAAAATTAAGTATTTGGTAATTCTCATTGCCATAACGTCAATTGGAGCATTATTGGCATTCAAACGTTCTTCAATTGAACGCGAGTCACTACAAATATCCAATCACGAATGAAAAAGAAATAAGTACGCCCGCCAAAACCATCTATTATCCTGCCAATGTCTGGATGGTTGCCGACAATAATGATTACAGTAACAAAAATAGTGAATTCAGCAATTTTCATAAATCGGAATCAAATGATGTGGCCATGTTTTGGGGCAAAGAGTATGGAAATGATGCCACAATTAATCAGGACGCTTCCCAGAGGTTCAATCCCAACACTTCGATAACAGGATTAGAAAGATTTTATACCTGTTATCGTGACACCCTAAAATTTGTACAAAAAGGACAATCGTTGACTGATCAATATAAAATGTTAACGTACGTATTTTACAGCACTACCGACGGCACTGCCTATGGTGGTGGAGTCGATAATAAAATTGGCGTCTTGTGGCCCCCCGCAGTACGGATTAACGCTACTCGTTACGGAGCTTTGGCACATGAACTCGGCCATTCATTTTAATATATGGTTCATGCGGATGGTGCCTGGGGATTTACCTCCACGCCGGCAGGAAGCAATAGTCAAACTATTTTTGAAATGACATCCCAGTACATGTTGTTCCAAGTATATTTGGGATGGATGACCTTCGAAAACTATCACATGGTAAGTTTTATGCATCAAACCCACCTCTCCTTTTTGCACGAGGACAATCAATATCATTCTCCATATGTTTTAGAGTACTGGTCTAATAAACGTGGCAGGGACTTTGTAGGAAAAATATGGCGAAATGCGACCCAGGGAGAGGATGCGGTGATGACCTATAAGAGATTAACCGGATTAAGCCAATCGCAGTTTAATGACGAGATGTTTGATGCTGACCGAAAATTTATAACCTGGGATTTGGCCCGTATTGCGCGAGCCGCAAAACCTTATGCAAATCAACATCTTGCAACTTTAAACAACGCTGGAAATGGCTGGTACAAAATAGCAGAAAGCAACTGTCCGCAAAACTACGGTTATAATGGAATTAAATTAAAAGTTCCAGCTTCGGGAACCACTGTAACACTCCAGTTTCAGGGAATTGCAGGCGCTACAGGTTAAAGGACGGTACCCGCGTTTACGGAAGCGTAAATTCCAGTTCAACCGGGACCACCAGCTTTGTGGTTCCTGCCAATACAACCTACCTGTGGCTTATTGTAACCGGTGCTCCAACGCAACATTGGAAGCATTTAAATGACGGCAACGCTTCAAATGATGAAGAATGGCCATATCAAGTTAAATTAACTGGAACCTCACTTGATGATGCTGTGATCAAATGATTTCAGGTTAGCAAAAAAATATTAGCTGCGTGCATCGTTATTTAACCGGCCTTTATCCGCTTTAAAATAACGGAGTTTTTTTCACAGCCAATCGGCAGCTTAACATTTACTGATCCATCAGCCGCACCTTTACTCTTAAACAATAACTTACCATTTAGGATAAGTTTATAACCACCTTTTATTCCTTCAAACAAAACATCAACATTATGTGGTTCCGGAATCCGAGAGGTTATGGAAAAGGCTATATTTTTTCCATATCTGTCAATTACAACAGGAACGCTTTCTAAAAAACCGTCTGAAGATAGTTCTATGTCTATTTTCTGTCCGAAAGCACGGTAATAAAACCTGCTGCCCAAGCCATCTCATGGTATCACTTTAAGCTTGTTTCCATCCCGCTTTAAATTTCCACCGTAAGCCACAAGGCCAAAAATATCGTCATTAGTGATCACCGTAGCAGCCATCCTTGTAGCTCCGCCATATCCTATATCTGCTTCTCCATCATAAAACCATGGCCCCCTGCCCTGGTTTTTGTTTATCCAGTTTCTTGTATATTGCTGCGGCTCAAATGCCCAACCCGAGGCGCCGTCATTTTCCTTGCTTGGGTACCAAAAACCATAATTACTATTTTTATTTCCGGTATTCATCAGCGCAAACGAAGACAGGTAGGATGCATAACCCAAGCGTATAAAATCGCTGGGATGCCTGGCGAAGTTTAAACCATAATCCAATATCCCCCAGCCTCCCATTGGCGCCATATAAGTTAGCGTGAAGGAATCACTTTTACCCCTAAAATCGCTGCCCAGGTAATAATACGCAGTTTCAAGCCATCCTCTTGAAGCCATGTTGGCTGCAATTTCCCTGTCCATAAACTTCCGGCCATCTCCAGCGCTGATATGAGCATGAGAATACCACTTTTGAGGTTCTTATCATACCACAAATTACTATCGGCTTTAAGCTTATTGGGTACGGCATAACGGGCTATGGCATGTGTTGATTCATAAGCCGTGGCATCAACAGCATACTCGGATCGAAACGGATAGGGATCATCATACAAAAAGTACTTTACTTTTTTCTCCCACTCGCCTTTTAACCAATCAGCATCGTCATTAAAACCTTCTTTTCGCAAAGTCGCCATTAAATCTATCAACACAACTTCGTTATAGCAGCCCCACTTATAGGTTTCATACCAGGGTAAAATTTCGTAAGGATAAGTAAAATATGCTTTGGCTGTTTCTTTGGCCCGTTTTAAATACGCCGTGGCATCCAAATAATGAACCATGCCAGGATACCTTTTTGCCAGTTGATACATGTTATAATAAAGCATGATAATATGCGGGTAATCATATGACCTCCAAACATGATCTTTGTCCAGGTTAGTTTTTGAGATCTTCTTGCGTAATATAGAGTCCCTGTCTACATGCCAGTCTGGAGTTGCATAAACGCCGTAAGGATGCGGACTTTCGGTATCCGTTTTTTGTAGCTTACCCCAAACAAAATTTTTAATGTAATATTCTACAGCATCTATTTCTTTTTGATTTGGATAAAACACATTTTTAGCGGTCAGAAAAGGTGCTTTACCCAGCGTCGGATCATCTGATGCCAATACGTAAGCTAACGACCCCGTAAAGCTGTCCCCGTTATCCGGTCCGCGGAGAACCTGATTTTTCATATCCCAAACAGAAAATAAGCCATTATACCATTTTGATGAATCAAGATGCTGCTGGTGGCTTACCAAAAAGCCGGCCGCTTTTTATATAAAGTTTCCAACGGTTCGGTAACAAAGAACTCCAGGTAGGTATGATAATTTGCACCATGAGTTATGGATATCCTGTTTTCACCCAGGTGTGAAAAACGGATATCATAAAAATTTTAACGAGCGTGATGGCTAACCCGCTTTATAATAGTCGTACCTGGAAATTCTGCTTCAACCTTTTTTATTTCCCTTTTAGTGCTTAGCAATAATTCAACCGTTAAATCGGTTGGTATAGTCATGCCAGGCAAAACCTGTATGTCTACCATTCCTTCCTGAATTAGGATATCCCTTATCCCCTGATAATTGGCCGCCCACCTGAATTTAAATCCATAGTTAACCGTAGCACCCGGCAAAATAGCTGCCGAACTAATTGGTTGCCGCCAGGTACCTCCTGGTTTTGTGGATGATGTATACCTGGCGTGGATATAAGTTTTAAAATCACCATCACTGTTAGTGTCAAAATATTCCAGTTGGTTCCAGGCAAAGGTATCATAACAAGGTAAGTACCTTTTCCCGTCGGCCTTTCCCAAAAAAGGAAAGAGTTATTTCCAGAAATAAAATGATGTTTTATTACATGTTCTTCAAATATCTACCTTGAATTTTCGCCTCCCTGGTTGTTATAGGCTATAGGGATAGCAACATCCTGTAAATTGATAGTTACATCCTGTATATTCTTGATAGAAGACTTCCAGTAAAGTGCTTCTGAAGTCAATTGATAGGCTTGCGACAATTGTAACAACCGCGATTTGGTCTGGGGATGCCAACTGCCTTTAAGTATATTATCCTGTATAAATTCTGATTCGCCGCCGGCTCCCGTCAGTGAATCAATATGCCCTGTTTTATCCTTATAACGTATCAATAAGTCAGTAAATTTTCGATCATGACCCACATAGTTTGTTTTAAAGCTATCGTGATGTTTAAACATAACCGAGATACCAGAGCCAGAAAGCTAACGTCAAATGCCTGATTCGAGATATTGAGCGTATCTGATTTTTGGGCCATTACCCATGTGTGTAAAGCTATTGAAAGTGTTAAAAAAAGAAGATAAATTCTACGCATGGGCAAAGTATGAAGGTATATTGCGTAATGCTTAAGAGTTTGGTAACAGGCATTGCAACCTATAGAACTAAAATCTACAGTAAATCAATAAATATAAATTAAAAAGGCAATGGTACTTAAATTCACACCGCTATAAATCAGCCTCATTTATTATATCCATTATTTTATCCGGCTCAACCCCATTTTGAATAGCCATTTCAGATAGTATTTTCAATTTAGCTTTTTTAATGCGTAAAAATTGGGGAACAATAAATAGCGCTCTTATCATTAAAATACCTACGAGGAAGGCAATAAAATAACCTATAAGAGTCAATATTATTGTTACATAGTAATAAGCCATAAACTTTATATGTTTAGTTTGTAAATCATT includes:
- a CDS encoding glycoside hydrolase family 127 protein; its protein translation is MMIKKRKAAGLLLSMIGISSMVFGQQKDYPIQPVAFTSVHVNDKFWEPKMEVNANVTIPYVLAQCKKNGRMDNFLRAGKQLDGDKLSEFPFDDTDVYKAIEGASYSMQNKKNPKLDRYIDTLIGIIGAAQEPDGYLYTFRTVHAKKPHEWIGDKRWVNEEILSHELYDCGHLYEAAVAHYQATGKRTFLNIAIKNADLLVKTFGPGKIEEYPGHQIVEIGLSKMYRVTGKKEYLDLAKFFLDVRGPKGDAYNQANKKVVDQHEAEGHAVRAAYMYTGMADIAALTGDTKYLNAIDDIWGDVVNKKLYITGGIGATGAGEAFGDAYQLPNMSAYAETCAAIGNVYWNNRMFLLHGDAKYIDVLERTLYNGLLSGVSLSGDRFFYPNPLASMFQHQRSAWISCACCISNMTRFLPSLPGYVYAKNKNDLYVNLFMSNSSNIKLASGNVNIVQQTDYPWKGQVDMTINPVKTTDFTLRVRIPGWAKQQPVPGNLYSFMDKTPLPVVIYINGKATSFVTEKGYAVLKRNWKKGDKVSLALPLETEKVLANDKVKDDRGRFAFERGPIVYCLEGPDNRDSLVQNILIDKNALTEANYKADLLNGVDVISTDGKSTKRQLNSDKLIETDQKVKAIPYYAWANRGPSEMTVWVPYEASAASPKPAPTIASTSTVTSSLRNSRMYGAIKDQYEPGSSGDTNYPYLHWWPAHNTNEFVQYNFNAEHTVSESKVYWYDDGPWGGCRVPVSYKILYLKDGQWIPVKNTSPYTVSKDTFNTVTFEPVNTTALKMEIQLPVDNSTGIHEWAVK
- a CDS encoding DUF6055 domain-containing protein, which codes for MKSSSFGNHCNTPVSGNCRRYRLKDGTRVYGSVNSSSTGTTSFVVPANTTYLWLIVTGAPTQHWKHLNDGNASNDEEWPYQVKLTGTSLDDAVIK
- a CDS encoding DUF5695 domain-containing protein, encoding MKNQVLRGPDNGDSFTGSLAYVLASDDPTLGKAPFLTAKNVFYPNQKEIDAVEYYIKNFVWGKLQKTDTESPHPYGVYATPDWHVDRDSILRKKISKTNLDKDHVWRSYDYPHIIMLYYNMYQLAKRYPGMVHYLDATAYLKRAKETAKAYFTYPYEILPWYETYKWGCYNEVVLIDLMATLRKEGFNDDADWLKGEWEKKVKYFLYDDPYPFRSEYAVDATAYESTHAIARYAVPNKLKADSNLWYDKNLKSGILMLISALEMAGSLWTGKLQPTWLQEDGLKLRIITWAAILGVKVIPSR
- a CDS encoding DUF5695 domain-containing protein, which codes for MGKADGKRYLPCYDTFAWNQLEYFDTNSDGDFKTYIHARYTSSTKPGGTWRQPISSAAILPGATVNYGFKFRWAANYQGIRDILIQEGMVDIQVLPGMTIPTDLTVELLLSTKREIKKVEAEFPGTTIIKRVSHHAR